A single region of the Arthrobacter sp. zg-Y820 genome encodes:
- a CDS encoding DUF4166 domain-containing protein has translation MDSFPAPPPASSGEDSIYRRVLGPDFERLQPQLQEYFSGTPGSGICGEGTGVFETAGCPRAWLRPLLALIPVSNAFFPDYGTQIPFSIRNYPHLDPWGRPSLTAVRTFRFPRGERIFEDTTSLTGPGELTDYLGRKRNLATNLVLSVTEEGHLLMDSPGSRLFLGPLRLPLPAFAAADAHVEQWYDAAAGTFRISTRVVQRQAGTVFVYDGSFTYGPRDWNGTLPADAVPARWERRR, from the coding sequence ATGGACAGCTTCCCGGCACCGCCACCCGCATCCAGCGGCGAGGATTCCATCTACCGCCGGGTCCTGGGACCTGACTTTGAGCGGCTGCAGCCGCAGCTGCAGGAGTATTTCTCCGGCACCCCGGGCTCGGGGATCTGCGGCGAAGGCACCGGTGTTTTCGAAACCGCCGGCTGTCCCCGCGCCTGGCTGCGCCCGCTGCTGGCGCTGATTCCGGTGTCGAACGCGTTCTTTCCCGACTACGGAACACAGATCCCGTTCAGCATCCGCAATTATCCGCACCTGGATCCGTGGGGCCGCCCCTCCCTGACGGCGGTGCGGACGTTCCGCTTTCCCCGCGGGGAGCGGATTTTCGAGGACACCACCAGCCTGACCGGACCCGGTGAGCTGACTGATTATCTGGGCCGGAAACGGAACCTCGCCACTAACCTGGTGCTGTCAGTGACCGAGGAGGGCCATCTGCTGATGGACTCCCCCGGCAGCCGCCTCTTCCTGGGCCCGCTGCGGCTGCCGCTTCCGGCCTTCGCCGCCGCTGATGCGCACGTGGAGCAGTGGTACGACGCCGCCGCCGGAACCTTCCGGATTAGCACCCGCGTAGTGCAGCGGCAGGCGGGAACGGTCTTCGTGTACGACGGCAGCTTCACGTACGGCCCCCGGGACTGGAACGGCACGCTTCCCGCCGATGCCGTTCCTGCCCGCTGGGAGCGGCGGCGCTGA
- a CDS encoding LpqB family beta-propeller domain-containing protein, whose translation MPASTHSAAARPFSRLIVMVAAVLLVLSGCSSIPTTGPVGTASADSDGNLVVDSFAVAPPGPSEDGGETPGEILQGFITAGTGAADDYSVAREFLTDAAAETWIPTDRVLIYGADPNIVPSPEGDTYSIQLEVVGSVDNRGIRTDRASGTTETLTANLEQVDGQWRISAVPNGIIVSEVSFSLLFLSHNLYFYSSGFDFWVPDTRWFAQKSGLVANVVKAMLEGPAPYLQGAVSSAFPAGTALARDAVPVVSGAATVDLSADVLQDSSDLNRQQMALQLHQNLVNLNNVNSVNMTVNQRSVDLGKESSALVEAVADPEVGGTQIGAYQNELAYIKDGQPQPIEGIPSVAEHAPRDPALSLDLATIAFLNGNRSSLFMTGPNQEVRRVVEGSLLTAPSIDPGKWTWTASQAGGGATILALPPGGGAEDVLSLPVPWLAEVNVSELRISRDGSRALLVTSHGGSSQVLVAGVVRDAAGVPRTLTTPLELAVTGDPGSGIPETLPVDRAKWVTEDSIVVVQTSQDDRVTPIILGLGARPEPLAGLAGITGLSAGKGGQDIYVQTPLAMFKRMGNSWYQVSEGLTDPAFPG comes from the coding sequence ATGCCAGCTAGCACGCACTCCGCCGCTGCGCGTCCGTTCTCCCGGCTGATTGTTATGGTTGCCGCTGTGCTGCTGGTGCTTTCCGGCTGTTCCTCCATTCCCACGACAGGTCCGGTGGGCACGGCGTCCGCCGACAGTGACGGGAACCTGGTCGTGGACAGCTTTGCCGTCGCGCCGCCCGGCCCCAGCGAAGACGGGGGAGAAACGCCGGGGGAGATTCTGCAGGGATTCATCACAGCGGGGACGGGTGCCGCCGACGATTACAGCGTGGCGCGGGAATTCCTGACGGACGCCGCAGCCGAAACCTGGATTCCCACCGACCGCGTGCTGATCTACGGCGCCGATCCGAACATCGTGCCGTCCCCCGAGGGTGACACCTATTCCATCCAGCTCGAAGTGGTTGGTTCGGTTGATAACCGCGGGATCCGGACGGACCGGGCCTCGGGCACCACCGAAACGCTGACCGCCAACCTGGAACAGGTGGACGGGCAGTGGCGAATCAGTGCCGTGCCCAACGGCATCATCGTCTCGGAGGTCAGTTTTTCGCTGCTGTTCCTCTCCCATAACCTCTACTTCTACTCGAGCGGCTTCGACTTCTGGGTTCCCGACACCCGCTGGTTCGCGCAGAAATCCGGGCTCGTGGCCAACGTGGTCAAAGCCATGCTCGAGGGACCGGCACCGTATCTGCAGGGAGCGGTGAGCAGTGCCTTTCCGGCCGGCACCGCACTGGCCCGGGATGCCGTGCCGGTGGTGTCCGGAGCGGCGACAGTCGATCTGTCCGCCGACGTCCTGCAGGATTCCAGTGACCTGAACCGGCAGCAAATGGCGCTGCAGCTGCATCAGAACCTGGTCAACCTCAACAATGTGAACTCGGTGAACATGACCGTCAACCAGCGTTCCGTGGATCTGGGGAAGGAAAGCAGCGCCCTCGTTGAAGCGGTGGCAGACCCCGAGGTGGGCGGGACGCAGATCGGCGCCTATCAGAACGAACTGGCCTACATTAAGGACGGACAGCCGCAACCGATCGAGGGGATTCCCAGTGTTGCCGAGCACGCGCCCCGAGACCCTGCCCTCTCACTGGACCTGGCGACCATCGCCTTCCTGAACGGAAACCGATCGTCCCTGTTCATGACCGGACCGAACCAGGAAGTCCGCAGAGTCGTGGAGGGCAGCTTGCTGACGGCCCCCAGCATTGATCCGGGGAAGTGGACGTGGACGGCTTCCCAAGCCGGCGGCGGCGCCACCATCCTGGCCCTGCCCCCGGGCGGCGGAGCCGAGGACGTCCTGTCCCTGCCCGTCCCGTGGCTGGCCGAGGTCAACGTTTCCGAGCTGCGGATCTCCCGCGACGGATCACGCGCCCTGCTGGTCACCAGCCACGGCGGCAGCAGCCAGGTGTTGGTGGCCGGTGTCGTGCGGGACGCCGCCGGCGTCCCGCGCACCTTGACGACCCCGCTGGAGCTGGCCGTCACGGGTGATCCGGGCTCCGGCATCCCGGAGACCCTTCCGGTGGACCGGGCCAAGTGGGTCACCGAAGACTCCATCGTCGTCGTCCAGACTTCGCAGGATGATCGGGTCACCCCGATCATCCTGGGGTTGGGTGCCAGGCCCGAGCCCCTGGCCGGACTTGCCGGCATTACCGGCCTGAGTGCCGGAAAGGGCGGGCAGGACATCTATGTCCAGACGCCCTTGGCGATGTTCAAGCGGATGGGTAACAGTTGGTATCAGGTCAGCGAGGGGCTGACCGATCCGGCGTTCCCCGGGTAG
- the mtrB gene encoding MtrAB system histidine kinase MtrB, which yields MSVTKRARARRSRTSALTAEVLPATVRTFKRFRDTLRRATFQRIARRWRRSLLFKTVVSTLLLVTLACAGVGAFLSHQIADALYEERLSQFQSEATAGLNSAKENFRTTAATDREGTERLVSNTLSLLEGQGADARRLYLLTPMPDQEQNLFVSQTLGEGITAGSIPSVLSESVRSIDVNSDQDTIHWSPLALAHGEPGLAFGTKVTLPPDSAEYALYLIYDLSSMQQTLDDIHRILWIAGGLLMVIIGTIAWIVAKAGVGAVSDAAAVSEKLAAGELQERMVVKGEDDVARLAASFNHMAATLQDQITQLAQLSRMQQVFVSDVSHELRTPLTTVRMAAEVLYDARDGFDPISRRSTELLYHQVERFQALLADLLEISRFDAGAATPDLEPTDIFAVVREVIEATEPLALNIGSTVTIVSKETSCMVDADPRRIERILRNLVVNALEHGEGEPIEIAIGSNMDAVAVAVRDHGIGMTEEEASRVFDRFWRADPARARTTGGSGLGLSIAVEDALLHGGLLQVWGRPGDGACFRLTLPRRHGVPFTDSPVPLSPYDGAPGTRALAAPAPPPVEEKTDAS from the coding sequence GTGTCGGTTACAAAGCGGGCCAGAGCTAGGCGCTCGCGGACTTCGGCCCTGACGGCCGAAGTCCTGCCTGCAACGGTGCGGACGTTCAAGCGGTTCCGCGACACCCTGCGCAGGGCAACATTTCAGCGGATCGCCCGCCGGTGGCGGCGGTCCCTGCTGTTCAAGACGGTGGTCTCCACGCTGCTGCTGGTCACGCTGGCCTGTGCCGGCGTTGGCGCGTTCTTATCCCACCAGATCGCGGACGCCCTTTACGAGGAGCGTCTGAGCCAGTTCCAGTCCGAGGCCACCGCCGGACTCAACTCGGCGAAGGAAAACTTCCGCACCACGGCGGCAACGGACCGTGAAGGAACCGAGCGGCTGGTCTCGAATACCCTTTCGCTGCTGGAAGGGCAGGGTGCCGACGCACGCCGGCTGTACCTGCTCACTCCCATGCCGGACCAGGAACAGAACCTGTTTGTCTCCCAGACCCTAGGCGAGGGCATCACTGCCGGCAGCATTCCTTCCGTCCTGAGCGAATCCGTCCGGAGCATCGACGTGAACAGCGACCAGGACACCATCCACTGGTCCCCGCTGGCCCTGGCCCACGGCGAACCGGGACTGGCATTCGGCACCAAGGTCACACTGCCGCCGGACAGCGCCGAATACGCGCTCTACCTCATCTATGACCTGTCCTCCATGCAGCAGACCCTGGACGACATCCACCGCATCCTGTGGATCGCCGGCGGGCTGCTGATGGTGATCATCGGCACCATCGCGTGGATCGTCGCGAAGGCCGGCGTCGGCGCTGTCAGCGATGCCGCAGCGGTTTCCGAGAAGCTGGCTGCCGGCGAGCTCCAGGAACGCATGGTGGTCAAGGGCGAGGACGACGTCGCACGCCTGGCGGCCTCCTTCAACCACATGGCGGCCACGCTGCAGGACCAGATCACCCAGCTTGCCCAGCTCTCACGCATGCAGCAGGTCTTCGTCTCCGATGTCTCCCACGAACTGCGCACCCCGCTGACCACCGTCCGCATGGCAGCCGAGGTGCTCTACGACGCTCGCGACGGGTTCGACCCGATCAGCCGCCGCTCCACGGAGCTGCTGTACCACCAGGTCGAGCGCTTCCAGGCGCTGCTCGCTGACCTGCTGGAAATCTCGAGGTTCGACGCCGGTGCGGCCACCCCCGATCTGGAACCCACCGACATCTTCGCCGTGGTCCGCGAGGTCATCGAAGCCACGGAACCGCTGGCCCTGAACATCGGTTCCACGGTCACCATCGTCTCGAAGGAAACCAGCTGCATGGTTGACGCGGACCCGCGGCGCATCGAGCGGATCCTTCGGAACCTTGTCGTTAATGCGCTGGAGCACGGCGAAGGGGAGCCGATAGAGATTGCCATCGGATCCAACATGGACGCCGTCGCAGTGGCCGTGCGGGATCACGGGATCGGCATGACCGAGGAGGAGGCGTCCCGCGTGTTTGACCGCTTCTGGCGAGCCGACCCGGCCCGGGCGCGAACCACCGGAGGCAGCGGTCTCGGGCTGTCGATCGCCGTAGAGGATGCGCTGCTGCACGGCGGCCTGCTCCAGGTCTGGGGGCGCCCGGGGGACGGCGCCTGCTTCCGGCTCACGCTGCCGCGCCGGCATGGGGTACCGTTCACGGATTCGCCCGTTCCTCTGTCCCCGTACGACGGCGCACCGGGTACCCGGGCATTGGCCGCCCCGGCACCACCACCAGTTGAGGAGAAGACCGATGCCAGCTAG
- a CDS encoding glycerophosphoryl diester phosphodiesterase membrane domain-containing protein produces MGQDNHNGKSPQERDEPYGSRPEQADGEGSRDAAADQGGGEAASDGRNAGTGPPPPPGASPGPLQPPYGQPNPQQPVPPPSSQPWGHPAAPRNPWEQRGQQWAAPGFPQPGQPGQPAQPGQPAQPWGSPGFPQQGGWSPPPKPGVIPLRPLGLGELLDGAFQACRRNAAATFGTALLIQAVISLLTLLLARGLLSPDTFSADFDAAQGAIGSTLTSGTLLLIASVAGVLLLQGVLVIPVARSILNLKTGFAQTWKLSRKRLLPLAGLGALLLLMMIVGAVAFSVGLAAILAALGPAGIPVLILGILALVAVTVWLGVKLSLAPAALVLEPAGVFASLGRSWQLTRRNFWRSFGILALTALLVSIVSSVISTPIVFLLSLIGAFGSGGEPGPEATAALVAVNLAVTAFFGAIGYAFQAAVTSLLYVDLRIRREGFDITLMKDQELVGTADADLVPGRNRSAGL; encoded by the coding sequence TTGGGTCAGGACAATCACAACGGCAAATCCCCGCAGGAGCGGGATGAGCCTTACGGCTCCCGGCCGGAGCAGGCCGACGGCGAGGGCAGCCGCGACGCCGCAGCCGACCAAGGTGGCGGCGAGGCTGCCAGTGACGGACGGAACGCAGGCACCGGTCCGCCGCCGCCTCCCGGAGCCTCTCCCGGCCCGCTGCAGCCTCCTTACGGCCAGCCGAATCCGCAGCAGCCGGTGCCCCCGCCGTCGTCCCAGCCGTGGGGCCACCCCGCAGCACCCCGAAACCCCTGGGAGCAGCGGGGCCAGCAGTGGGCCGCTCCGGGGTTTCCTCAACCCGGCCAACCCGGCCAGCCCGCCCAGCCCGGCCAACCCGCCCAGCCCTGGGGTTCCCCCGGCTTTCCCCAGCAAGGCGGCTGGTCGCCTCCGCCAAAGCCCGGCGTCATTCCGCTGCGGCCGCTGGGTTTGGGCGAACTGCTGGACGGCGCCTTCCAGGCCTGCCGCCGGAACGCCGCGGCAACCTTCGGCACGGCACTGCTCATTCAGGCCGTAATCTCCCTCCTGACGCTGCTGTTGGCCCGCGGGCTCCTGTCCCCGGACACCTTCAGCGCGGATTTTGACGCCGCCCAGGGAGCAATTGGCTCGACGCTGACCTCGGGAACCCTTCTGCTCATAGCCTCGGTCGCCGGGGTCCTGCTCTTGCAGGGAGTGCTCGTCATACCCGTGGCGCGGTCCATCCTGAACCTCAAAACGGGCTTCGCCCAGACCTGGAAGCTCAGCCGCAAACGGCTCCTGCCGCTGGCCGGACTGGGGGCCCTGCTGCTGCTGATGATGATTGTCGGTGCAGTGGCCTTCTCCGTCGGTCTTGCCGCGATCCTGGCAGCGCTGGGACCGGCTGGCATCCCCGTGCTCATCCTCGGCATCCTGGCCCTGGTCGCCGTCACTGTCTGGCTGGGCGTGAAGCTTTCCCTGGCTCCGGCGGCCCTGGTCCTGGAACCCGCCGGAGTCTTCGCATCGCTGGGCCGTTCCTGGCAGCTGACGCGACGCAATTTCTGGCGCAGCTTCGGCATCCTGGCGCTGACCGCCCTGCTGGTGAGCATTGTTTCCTCGGTGATCAGCACCCCGATCGTCTTTCTTTTGAGTCTCATCGGCGCGTTTGGCAGCGGCGGTGAACCCGGGCCGGAGGCTACGGCGGCACTGGTTGCCGTCAATCTGGCCGTCACCGCTTTTTTCGGTGCCATCGGATATGCCTTCCAAGCGGCCGTCACCTCGCTCCTGTACGTTGACCTGCGCATCCGCCGCGAGGGCTTCGACATCACGCTGATGAAAGACCAGGAACTGGTCGGCACCGCCGATGCGGATCTGGTGCCCGGCCGGAACCGGAGCGCCGGGTTGTGA
- a CDS encoding DUF4129 domain-containing protein has translation MTPLLSAHPTADVPVLPDDLQGRDWAEQELSRSVYQEAKPSLLDRFWQWVREFFSDLLDGITGVDPSLGVLLLAVGAAAVLAVAIVLVRPRLNARSRRELFDAEETRVAVDHRRLSEEAAARGEWDTALAERLRAVIRSAEERVILEPRAGRTAAEAGHELALAFPAAAPDIRWLARRFDEVRYGHLRATAADSEQAAALDRLLEGSAPRTPATVPAALAVPR, from the coding sequence GTGACGCCCCTGCTGTCCGCGCACCCGACGGCAGATGTTCCGGTTCTTCCGGATGATCTGCAGGGGCGCGATTGGGCCGAGCAGGAACTCTCCCGGTCCGTCTATCAGGAGGCCAAGCCGAGCCTGCTCGACCGGTTCTGGCAATGGGTGCGGGAGTTCTTCTCAGATCTCCTCGACGGCATCACCGGTGTTGACCCCTCTCTCGGTGTGTTGCTGCTGGCCGTCGGCGCGGCCGCGGTGCTGGCCGTGGCCATTGTGCTGGTGCGCCCGCGCTTGAACGCCCGCAGCCGCAGGGAACTCTTCGATGCCGAGGAAACCCGGGTCGCGGTGGACCACCGCAGGCTGTCAGAGGAGGCCGCCGCCCGCGGTGAGTGGGACACGGCGCTGGCTGAACGGCTGCGCGCCGTGATCCGGTCTGCTGAAGAACGCGTCATCCTTGAGCCGCGGGCCGGCCGCACCGCGGCGGAGGCAGGGCACGAGCTCGCCCTTGCCTTCCCGGCGGCGGCTCCCGACATCCGATGGCTGGCACGGCGGTTTGACGAGGTCCGGTACGGGCATCTTCGCGCCACTGCCGCCGATTCCGAGCAGGCCGCAGCCCTGGACCGACTGTTGGAAGGCTCTGCTCCCCGCACTCCGGCCACAGTTCCCGCAGCACTGGCGGTGCCGCGGTGA
- a CDS encoding MoxR family ATPase, which translates to MSQQYQPQAAPGPVPRPAESADPFVPVPAGAPNPAGLGGQGRADPVRQALLDVRMEVAKAVVGQDAAVTGLIIALLVRGHVLLEGVPGVAKTLLVRSLSAALDLDTKRVQFTPDLMPGDVTGSLIYDGRTSEFSFREGPVFTNILLADEINRTPPKTQASLLEAMEERQVSVDGVSRLLPDPFMVAATSNPVEYEGTYSLPEAQLDRFLLKLTLDLPGRNEEIEIIRRHSSGFDPRNLAAAGVRAVATAADLEKARQAVSRVAVSPEVLGYIVDLVRATRAAPSFQLGVSPRGATALLNTSRAWAWLSGRAFVTPDDVKALTLPALRHRVSLRPEAQMDGVNADDVLGSILATVPVPR; encoded by the coding sequence ATGAGCCAGCAGTACCAGCCACAGGCAGCACCCGGCCCGGTTCCGCGCCCGGCGGAGTCCGCGGACCCCTTCGTCCCCGTTCCTGCCGGCGCGCCGAACCCTGCCGGCCTTGGCGGACAGGGCCGGGCAGACCCTGTCCGCCAGGCGCTGCTCGATGTCCGGATGGAGGTCGCCAAGGCCGTGGTTGGACAGGACGCTGCCGTGACCGGGCTGATCATTGCGCTGCTGGTGCGGGGTCATGTCCTGCTCGAGGGTGTTCCCGGCGTCGCCAAGACGCTGCTGGTGCGGAGCCTCTCTGCGGCTCTGGACCTGGATACCAAGCGCGTGCAGTTCACCCCCGACCTGATGCCCGGAGACGTCACCGGATCGCTGATCTATGACGGACGCACCTCCGAGTTCTCCTTCCGGGAGGGTCCGGTTTTCACCAACATCCTGCTGGCCGACGAAATCAACCGCACGCCTCCGAAGACGCAGGCCTCGCTGCTGGAAGCCATGGAGGAACGCCAGGTTTCCGTTGACGGCGTGTCGCGGCTGCTGCCCGATCCCTTCATGGTGGCTGCCACCTCCAACCCGGTGGAATACGAAGGAACGTATTCGCTGCCCGAAGCCCAGCTGGACCGGTTCCTGTTGAAACTCACACTGGATCTGCCCGGCCGCAACGAGGAGATCGAAATCATCCGCCGGCACAGCAGCGGATTCGATCCGCGGAACCTGGCCGCAGCGGGAGTCCGCGCCGTGGCCACCGCCGCTGACCTTGAAAAGGCCCGGCAGGCAGTGTCCAGGGTGGCAGTGTCCCCGGAGGTCCTCGGCTACATCGTGGATCTGGTCCGCGCCACCCGGGCGGCGCCGTCGTTCCAGCTCGGGGTCTCTCCCCGCGGCGCGACGGCGCTGCTCAACACCTCGCGCGCCTGGGCATGGCTCTCCGGCCGCGCGTTTGTGACACCGGACGACGTCAAAGCGCTGACACTGCCCGCGCTGCGGCACCGGGTCTCGCTGCGCCCCGAAGCCCAGATGGACGGCGTGAACGCGGACGACGTGCTGGGCAGCATCCTGGCCACCGTCCCGGTACCCCGCTAG
- the mtrA gene encoding MtrAB system response regulator MtrA translates to MKARILVVDDDEALAEMIGIVLRNDGFDPVFCADGSKALEIFRNTKPDLILLDLMLPGIDGIEVCRQIRGESDVPIVMLTAKSDTSDVVRGLESGADDYVPKPFKPAELVARVRARLRPGDTKSPETLSIGEVSIDVAGHVVSRGADTISLTPLEFDLLVALARKPWQVFTREMLLEQVWGYRHAADTRLVNVHVQRLRSKIERDPEAPEIVLTVRGVGYKAGQS, encoded by the coding sequence ATGAAGGCACGCATATTGGTCGTGGACGACGACGAAGCACTGGCCGAGATGATCGGCATTGTGCTCCGCAACGACGGGTTCGACCCTGTCTTCTGCGCTGACGGTTCCAAGGCACTGGAGATCTTCCGCAATACCAAGCCCGACCTAATCCTGTTGGACCTCATGCTGCCCGGAATTGACGGGATCGAGGTGTGCCGGCAAATCCGCGGCGAGTCCGATGTTCCCATTGTCATGCTGACGGCAAAGTCCGACACCTCCGACGTCGTGCGCGGGCTGGAATCCGGAGCCGACGACTACGTCCCCAAGCCGTTCAAGCCCGCCGAGCTTGTGGCGCGGGTGCGCGCCCGGCTGCGTCCCGGCGACACCAAGTCTCCTGAGACCCTCAGCATTGGGGAAGTCTCCATCGACGTCGCCGGACATGTGGTCTCGCGCGGTGCCGATACCATTTCGCTGACCCCGCTGGAATTTGACCTGCTGGTGGCCCTGGCACGCAAACCCTGGCAGGTGTTCACCCGGGAAATGCTGCTGGAGCAGGTGTGGGGCTACCGCCATGCGGCGGATACCCGGCTGGTCAATGTCCATGTGCAGCGGCTCCGTTCCAAGATCGAGCGCGACCCCGAAGCACCCGAAATAGTTCTGACGGTGCGCGGTGTCGGTTACAAAGCGGGCCAGAGCTAG
- a CDS encoding DUF4350 domain-containing protein — protein sequence MTASGTASATPPQAAAPSGIRGGLRARLHAWRLWIILALVLCLVVILGILAGSETDETALSPASAAPDGAMAAARILDEQGVEVLRPGSLDEAQALLRDKRSDTTLLLIDPDNFLNADQLAELDGIAKRQVLVEPSFEQLGALAPGIRSAGLLPENSGDSALSADCDVPDAAAAESIDAGGLAYRAPVVCFPAPGGPDSGGAYAADDDGAVVVLGNAAVLANETLASRGNAALTLRTLGSTGTLVWYQPTAADISAPDLPVDPRALLPEWVNPLLLWLLVVAGLAMFWRGRRLGPLAAEPLPVVVRSAETAEGRARLYQDGRASDRAAATLRAAALTRLAARLRLGPQSTADMVVRAAAHATGRSVDDVDRLLNRPLPGGDAELVQWSQDLQALEEEVTAS from the coding sequence GTGACCGCTTCCGGAACAGCCTCAGCAACTCCGCCGCAGGCCGCAGCTCCGTCCGGCATCCGGGGCGGGCTGCGGGCGCGCCTGCATGCCTGGCGGCTGTGGATCATCCTGGCCCTGGTGCTGTGCCTGGTTGTCATCCTGGGTATCCTGGCCGGCTCGGAAACCGACGAGACCGCACTCTCCCCCGCAAGTGCCGCCCCGGACGGGGCCATGGCCGCAGCCCGGATCCTGGACGAGCAGGGGGTGGAAGTCCTCCGCCCCGGGTCCCTTGACGAGGCACAGGCACTCCTCCGGGACAAGCGCTCAGACACCACGCTGTTGCTCATCGATCCCGACAACTTTCTTAACGCGGACCAGCTGGCCGAGCTGGACGGGATAGCCAAGCGGCAGGTTCTGGTGGAGCCCTCCTTTGAACAGCTGGGCGCGTTGGCCCCGGGCATCCGCTCCGCCGGCCTGCTTCCTGAAAACAGCGGCGACTCCGCCCTCAGCGCTGACTGCGATGTGCCCGACGCCGCGGCCGCGGAGAGCATCGATGCCGGCGGTCTTGCCTACCGGGCGCCGGTTGTCTGCTTTCCTGCCCCGGGAGGCCCCGACTCCGGGGGTGCCTACGCCGCTGACGACGACGGCGCCGTCGTCGTTCTGGGCAACGCCGCAGTGCTCGCCAATGAGACGCTCGCGAGCCGCGGCAACGCCGCACTAACGCTGCGCACACTGGGTTCCACCGGCACACTCGTCTGGTACCAGCCGACGGCTGCAGACATTTCCGCCCCTGATTTGCCCGTCGATCCGCGGGCCCTGTTGCCCGAGTGGGTGAATCCGCTGCTGCTGTGGCTGCTGGTGGTGGCCGGCCTGGCGATGTTCTGGCGCGGACGCCGCCTGGGACCGCTGGCCGCAGAACCGCTGCCGGTGGTGGTACGGTCCGCAGAGACAGCTGAAGGCCGTGCCCGGCTTTACCAGGACGGACGGGCCTCGGACCGTGCGGCGGCGACGCTTCGTGCCGCGGCACTGACGCGCCTTGCTGCCCGCCTGCGGCTGGGCCCGCAGAGCACCGCCGACATGGTGGTGCGGGCGGCAGCGCACGCCACCGGCCGTTCGGTGGACGACGTCGACCGGTTGCTGAACCGCCCGCTGCCTGGCGGCGATGCGGAACTCGTGCAATGGTCCCAGGATTTGCAAGCCCTAGAGGAAGAGGTCACCGCATCATGA
- a CDS encoding DUF58 domain-containing protein, translating into MAISGRLVLLAAAGAVLVLLFPGSGAIWLWVLLLSAAVAADLLTAASPRALTLTRTVPAGVRLTEPAPAVLTVRNTGGRALRGSFRDGWQPSAGARNPVQRLRIPAGEARRFEVQLMPERRGELHSKCVTVRSFGPLGLAARQRTLQSPAVLLVLPPFHAKRHLPSKLRRLRELDGNASVQLRGAGTEFDSLRDYVRGDDVRSIDWRATARRRDTVVRTWRPERDRRVVLLLDTSRTSAARIADEPRLDTGIEAALLLAMLAHGGADRVDFLAFDRRIRARVQSGARGNLLNRLVTAVAPLEAELIEADFTLVPGAVQSVSTRRSLVVLITALDSGAIEEGLLPVLPQLLDKHVVVIASVRDPELEELRRQRTTATETFRAAAAERALLDRAAVTAQLRSMGAEVVDETPHELPPKLADLYIRLKATGRL; encoded by the coding sequence ATGGCAATTTCCGGCCGGCTGGTCCTCCTTGCCGCAGCAGGTGCCGTGCTGGTCCTGCTGTTTCCCGGCTCGGGTGCAATCTGGCTGTGGGTGCTGCTCCTGTCCGCTGCAGTCGCCGCGGACCTGCTAACGGCCGCCTCGCCCCGCGCCCTGACCCTGACGCGCACCGTTCCGGCCGGGGTGCGCCTGACCGAGCCCGCCCCCGCGGTGCTGACCGTCCGCAACACCGGCGGGCGCGCCCTGCGCGGCAGCTTTCGGGACGGCTGGCAGCCCTCCGCCGGCGCCCGCAACCCCGTGCAGCGGCTGCGGATTCCGGCCGGAGAAGCCCGGAGGTTCGAGGTGCAGCTGATGCCGGAGCGGCGGGGCGAACTGCACAGCAAATGCGTCACGGTCCGCAGTTTCGGTCCGCTCGGCCTGGCGGCACGCCAGCGCACGCTGCAGAGCCCGGCCGTCCTGCTGGTGCTGCCGCCCTTCCATGCCAAGCGCCACCTTCCGTCAAAGCTGCGGCGGCTGCGGGAACTGGACGGCAACGCCTCGGTCCAGCTGCGGGGAGCCGGAACGGAATTCGATTCGCTGCGCGACTACGTGCGCGGCGACGACGTCCGGTCCATTGACTGGCGCGCCACCGCCCGCCGGCGGGACACCGTGGTGCGCACCTGGCGTCCGGAGCGCGACCGGCGGGTGGTGCTGCTCCTGGACACGTCCCGCACTTCAGCGGCACGGATAGCGGATGAGCCGCGCCTGGACACCGGGATCGAGGCCGCCCTGCTGCTGGCCATGCTGGCCCACGGCGGAGCGGACCGGGTGGACTTCCTGGCCTTCGACCGGCGGATCCGCGCCCGCGTGCAGTCCGGTGCCCGGGGCAATCTCCTGAACCGGCTCGTCACGGCCGTGGCACCGCTGGAAGCCGAGCTGATCGAAGCTGACTTCACCCTGGTGCCCGGAGCCGTCCAGTCGGTTTCCACCCGCCGTTCCCTGGTGGTGCTCATCACCGCACTGGACTCCGGCGCCATCGAAGAAGGCCTGTTGCCGGTGCTGCCGCAGCTGCTGGACAAGCACGTGGTGGTGATTGCCTCGGTGCGCGACCCCGAGCTGGAGGAACTGCGCCGGCAGCGCACCACCGCCACCGAGACCTTCCGTGCGGCGGCGGCGGAACGCGCCCTGCTGGACCGGGCGGCGGTAACCGCACAGCTGCGGTCAATGGGCGCGGAAGTCGTTGACGAGACGCCTCATGAACTGCCGCCCAAGCTCGCCGACCTCTACATCCGGCTCAAGGCCACGGGCAGATTGTAG